The following are from one region of the Salicibibacter kimchii genome:
- a CDS encoding tripartite tricarboxylate transporter permease, translating to MSVILDGLVTALQPINLLLLLLGALLGTIVGILPGLGPATGIAVLIPLTFGMEPVSALILMAAIYYGALFGGSRSSILINTPGDGSSVAATFDGYPMTKNGQAGQAMSIAAIASLFGGIMAILGFIFLAIPLADFALNFGPAEFVLLFLFALSIVVTLSIGNTIKGFLSMFVGLGIATIGVDLQSEVQRFTFGVPELIEGVDFIVVIIGIYAIGEVLFNLFNTNQPKATDHKIGSKWFTKDQWKRSLAPIVRSGPIGFFLGALPGSGGTISSLFAYSAQRQLSKNPSEYGKGKVEGLVAPESANSASAVGALIPTLTMAIPGSGATAVMLGALIMIGVTPGPLLFEDSPDMVWTLINSMFIGNIILVVLNIALVGVLMKVLHTPPKVLYPIILLLSFIGVYTLGYSTVDFYILLIAGVIGLLMRVMNYPVVPLILALIVGGDLEQEFQRSMVIYDNSLGILFASPITIVLAILTLLSLMYPLMVTWFKRRKRKKQPPTQSL from the coding sequence ATGAGTGTCATTCTTGATGGGCTGGTCACTGCTTTACAGCCAATTAATTTGTTACTGCTTTTATTAGGGGCACTGTTGGGAACCATTGTTGGTATTTTGCCAGGATTGGGCCCTGCTACCGGGATTGCTGTGCTTATTCCATTAACGTTTGGAATGGAGCCAGTGAGCGCATTAATATTAATGGCCGCTATTTATTACGGCGCTTTATTCGGCGGTTCAAGAAGTTCAATTTTAATCAATACACCCGGAGACGGATCTTCGGTTGCGGCCACGTTTGATGGCTATCCGATGACGAAAAACGGACAAGCGGGACAAGCGATGTCCATTGCTGCCATCGCGTCTCTATTTGGTGGCATTATGGCTATTTTAGGATTTATTTTTCTTGCCATTCCACTTGCTGATTTTGCATTAAACTTTGGCCCTGCAGAATTTGTATTGCTTTTTTTATTTGCTTTATCGATTGTTGTAACATTATCCATTGGGAACACGATCAAAGGTTTTCTTTCGATGTTTGTCGGTTTGGGGATCGCAACCATTGGGGTTGATTTACAATCGGAAGTGCAACGATTTACTTTTGGCGTCCCGGAATTAATCGAAGGCGTGGATTTCATTGTTGTTATTATTGGTATCTATGCCATAGGTGAAGTTCTTTTTAATTTGTTCAATACGAATCAGCCTAAAGCTACGGATCATAAAATTGGAAGTAAGTGGTTTACGAAAGATCAATGGAAACGTTCTTTGGCCCCCATTGTGCGGAGTGGGCCCATTGGTTTTTTCCTCGGTGCTTTGCCGGGATCCGGAGGAACGATCTCTTCACTATTTGCCTATAGTGCCCAAAGACAACTATCAAAGAATCCTTCAGAATATGGAAAAGGCAAGGTAGAAGGATTAGTTGCGCCTGAATCAGCAAACAGTGCGTCTGCTGTCGGAGCATTGATTCCGACATTGACAATGGCGATTCCCGGTTCAGGAGCAACAGCAGTTATGCTGGGGGCCTTAATCATGATCGGGGTAACCCCGGGGCCTCTGCTTTTTGAAGATAGCCCGGATATGGTATGGACGTTAATTAATAGTATGTTCATTGGAAATATTATTCTTGTCGTCCTTAACATTGCGTTAGTCGGCGTGCTAATGAAAGTATTGCATACACCTCCGAAAGTATTGTATCCAATTATCCTCCTTCTATCATTTATCGGGGTATATACCCTTGGTTATAGCACGGTCGATTTTTATATCTTGCTGATTGCCGGGGTCATCGGGCTTTTGATGCGGGTCATGAACTATCCGGTTGTGCCGCTCATTCTCGCGTTAATTGTCGGAGGAGATTTAGAACAAGAGTTTCAGCGTTCAATGGTGATCTATGATAATTCACTGGGAATCTTATTCGCTTCCCCCATTACGATCGTACTCGCCATTTTAACGCTCCTTTCACTCATGTATCCTCTGATGGTTACATGGTTTAAAAGAAGAAAAAGGAAAAAACAACCCCCCACACAATCGCTGTGA
- a CDS encoding sensor histidine kinase, translated as MRLFKHATVRTRIVSIFLLLTFLLLFVWMFLFARIEIQNVEQEYAQLSRQTANSLAFMPAMAEAIANDEPREAQEIIEQLRLQADNPIITAASQDGQYVYHPEEEKIGENVDDGQFTSAIVFGSFITEEDEGVFGPAMVTTAPIYESVGDGEQVVGAITVEYLYEDINAAVFDKLSRLAFVAIFGIAGSIGGALILGKNIRRDTLGMEPAKIAELYREREGMLDSVKEGVVAINKEQHVTLLNPAAQTTLDALHLTTDSTFIDVLGLSETLKNGDIVDDDERMHNGHVLIASRRPLYDGEQIVGAICSFRDKTDMKQLQETIVQVQGYSDGLRAQAHEFKNKLYVIMGLLQLGNNEEALELIEKETSVSAASMPLFHAIKDPGVQAILLGKMAKAAEKKVHLWVDENSSLERTAYPVSDVAIMLGNLLDNAIEAVILELTKEISVFITDMGNDIVIDVQDSGPGIDRDLLSEIFQKGSSYKGTGRGFGLSNVLQTAQKYGGDIDVSSPVEGGAVFSLFLPKHWE; from the coding sequence ATGCGTCTCTTTAAACATGCAACCGTTCGTACACGTATTGTTTCCATTTTCTTGTTATTGACGTTCTTGCTCTTGTTCGTATGGATGTTTCTTTTTGCTAGAATCGAAATCCAAAATGTGGAACAGGAATATGCTCAATTATCAAGACAAACAGCAAATAGTCTTGCATTTATGCCGGCCATGGCAGAAGCAATTGCCAATGATGAGCCCCGAGAAGCCCAAGAAATCATTGAGCAACTTCGATTGCAAGCAGATAACCCTATCATCACCGCTGCTTCGCAAGATGGCCAGTATGTCTATCACCCTGAAGAAGAAAAAATCGGAGAAAACGTTGATGATGGGCAGTTTACGTCAGCGATCGTCTTTGGCTCTTTTATTACTGAAGAAGATGAAGGCGTTTTTGGTCCAGCGATGGTGACGACTGCACCCATCTATGAATCAGTAGGGGATGGGGAGCAAGTCGTAGGGGCCATAACGGTTGAATATTTATATGAAGATATAAACGCCGCGGTTTTTGACAAATTATCGCGCCTTGCGTTCGTGGCAATATTTGGTATTGCCGGAAGCATTGGAGGCGCACTCATCCTTGGGAAAAATATTCGACGTGATACACTGGGAATGGAACCGGCGAAAATTGCCGAATTATATAGGGAACGGGAAGGGATGCTTGATTCCGTAAAAGAAGGGGTCGTAGCGATTAACAAAGAACAGCACGTGACCTTGTTAAATCCGGCAGCACAAACGACATTGGACGCGTTGCATCTTACAACTGACAGTACCTTCATCGATGTGCTTGGATTATCGGAAACGCTGAAGAATGGCGATATTGTCGATGATGATGAACGCATGCATAACGGCCACGTGTTGATCGCAAGCCGACGGCCGCTTTATGACGGAGAACAAATCGTCGGTGCCATTTGCAGTTTCCGGGATAAAACCGATATGAAACAACTCCAGGAAACAATTGTTCAAGTACAGGGATACTCTGATGGACTACGGGCGCAGGCGCACGAATTTAAAAATAAATTATACGTCATCATGGGGCTACTACAATTAGGAAATAACGAGGAAGCACTTGAATTAATCGAAAAAGAAACAAGTGTCTCGGCGGCGTCAATGCCTCTTTTTCACGCCATTAAAGACCCAGGCGTCCAAGCGATTCTTCTCGGAAAAATGGCGAAAGCGGCAGAGAAAAAAGTACATTTATGGGTGGATGAAAATAGCTCGCTTGAACGAACAGCCTACCCGGTTTCAGACGTAGCTATCATGCTCGGGAATTTGCTCGATAATGCCATTGAAGCGGTAATTTTAGAGCTCACAAAAGAAATTTCTGTGTTCATCACCGACATGGGTAACGATATTGTCATCGACGTACAAGATTCAGGTCCGGGTATCGACCGGGATCTGCTATCGGAAATCTTTCAAAAAGGGTCTTCTTATAAGGGGACCGGGCGTGGGTTTGGCCTTTCAAATGTGCTGCAAACCGCACAGAAGTACGGTGGTGATATTGATGTTTCAAGCCCTGTTGAAGGGGGCGCAGTTTTTTCGTTATTCTTACCTAAGCATTGGGAGTGA
- a CDS encoding Gfo/Idh/MocA family protein, with protein MTVHKYGIIMNGVTGRMGTRQHLIRSILAIREQGGVLLENGDTIMPDPILVGRNENKLKALSEEHQIERWTTDLKEALSDDYNRIYFDSQTTSRRSEGIKQAIEAGKHIYCEKPTATTLEGSLELAKLAEDAGVKNGVVQDKLFLPGVMKLKRLIDAGFFGEILSVRMEFGYWVFEGDWQEGQRPSWNYKQEEGGGIIVDMFPHWRYVLDHLFGSVKAVSCTAATHIPRRVDEEGHEYEATADDAAYGTFELEGGAIAQVNSSWAVRVNRDDLLTIQVDGTEGSAVAGLRGCKTQHRVNTPKPVWNPDLENTIKFQDQWAEVPNNTLFENAFKIQWELFFKHVHQNDPFPWDLLEGARGTQLSDLGLQSSKERRWLDVPELSVEGVDKHANIN; from the coding sequence ATGACGGTTCATAAATATGGCATCATTATGAACGGTGTAACAGGGAGAATGGGAACGCGCCAACATTTAATCCGCTCAATTCTGGCGATTCGTGAGCAGGGTGGCGTTCTTCTGGAAAATGGCGATACCATCATGCCCGATCCAATCTTAGTGGGACGCAACGAAAATAAATTAAAAGCCTTAAGCGAAGAGCATCAAATTGAACGATGGACGACTGATTTAAAGGAAGCACTTTCAGATGACTATAATCGAATATATTTTGATTCACAAACGACATCTCGTCGTTCAGAAGGCATTAAGCAAGCGATTGAAGCCGGAAAACATATCTATTGCGAAAAACCAACAGCCACAACGCTTGAAGGGTCTCTTGAGTTAGCGAAATTAGCTGAGGATGCCGGTGTTAAAAACGGTGTTGTTCAAGATAAATTATTCTTGCCCGGAGTCATGAAATTAAAGCGTTTAATTGATGCAGGCTTTTTCGGTGAGATTTTGTCCGTACGTATGGAATTTGGCTATTGGGTGTTTGAAGGGGATTGGCAAGAGGGGCAACGTCCTTCCTGGAATTATAAACAAGAAGAAGGCGGAGGCATTATTGTGGATATGTTTCCCCATTGGCGATACGTGCTCGATCACCTTTTCGGTTCCGTGAAAGCTGTTTCCTGTACAGCAGCAACGCACATCCCAAGGCGTGTCGACGAAGAAGGTCATGAATATGAAGCAACGGCCGATGACGCTGCCTATGGTACATTTGAGTTAGAGGGTGGCGCTATCGCGCAAGTTAATTCGTCCTGGGCTGTGCGCGTGAACCGTGATGACTTGTTAACAATTCAAGTTGATGGAACAGAAGGTAGTGCAGTAGCAGGCCTTCGAGGTTGCAAGACCCAACATCGAGTAAATACGCCAAAGCCCGTGTGGAATCCAGATCTGGAAAACACTATTAAATTTCAAGATCAATGGGCGGAGGTTCCTAATAATACACTGTTTGAAAATGCTTTCAAAATACAGTGGGAGCTATTCTTTAAACATGTTCACCAAAATGATCCGTTTCCTTGGGATTTGTTGGAAGGGGCGCGAGGAACGCAGCTTTCTGATCTGGGACTACAATCATCAAAGGAGCGTCGATGGTTGGATGTGCCGGAATTGAGTGTCGAAGGGGTTGATAAGCATGCCAATATCAATTGA
- a CDS encoding AraC family transcriptional regulator has protein sequence MNDKINIYESKHKENDKVKKHFHQTYQILYALDGNGSCFLDEQEYCIRPDSLLVIAPFTSHSIEAQSKMTVLVLEFDEKILSDDVQNELLAEAFQQSEVRVLNAFDSSEFRQLLRKMLYEQSHGDHIREMVIKIHLSEMLCILIRSKQEGHIVDQNVLRVERIKNYIERRYFEIESAEDLANKMNMSKRYAQSIFKEMYNRTPMQYLTEVRIGLVKKMLIETNKSIVSICFEVGFESLSTFYRIFKNQIGVPPNVYRTTWANKKA, from the coding sequence ATGAATGATAAAATCAATATTTATGAAAGCAAGCATAAGGAAAATGACAAAGTAAAAAAGCATTTCCATCAAACGTATCAAATTCTATATGCTTTGGATGGTAACGGCTCTTGTTTTTTGGATGAACAAGAGTATTGCATCAGACCAGACAGTTTGCTGGTGATCGCTCCGTTCACCTCGCATTCTATCGAGGCACAGTCGAAAATGACGGTGTTGGTACTGGAATTTGACGAAAAAATATTGAGCGATGATGTGCAAAATGAGTTATTGGCGGAAGCTTTTCAGCAATCGGAGGTTAGAGTGTTAAACGCTTTTGACAGCAGTGAGTTCAGACAGCTTTTACGTAAAATGTTGTATGAACAATCGCATGGAGATCACATTCGAGAAATGGTCATTAAAATTCATTTATCAGAGATGTTGTGCATCCTCATTCGTTCCAAACAGGAAGGTCACATCGTCGATCAAAACGTCCTTAGGGTCGAAAGGATAAAAAATTATATTGAAAGACGATATTTTGAAATTGAAAGCGCGGAAGATTTAGCAAATAAAATGAACATGAGCAAGCGCTATGCCCAAAGTATTTTTAAGGAAATGTATAACCGTACGCCCATGCAATATTTAACCGAAGTAAGAATCGGACTAGTCAAAAAAATGCTAATTGAAACGAATAAAAGCATTGTATCGATATGTTTTGAAGTCGGATTCGAGTCCCTGTCCACCTTTTATCGTATATTTAAAAATCAAATTGGTGTTCCTCCTAATGTTTACCGTACCACCTGGGCGAATAAAAAGGCATAG
- a CDS encoding AbrB family transcriptional regulator codes for MMKFYKLLFVAVALMIGGFFSSIGVPAGWLLGGLLTGIFYGLFIRAFDFTGWPFQMALAIVGINIGLIMEPDLFQQLTQYLLPLFITLVLTLLTGLFLGILLDRWTSLDRRTAFFCTIPGGASEVIAISNDYGADQRIVASFHTARITMFVLIIPFGIGMIYGEGNVGAQSAGLMMPTSLQVAFFAIIILGSYFLNRLVSFPGGILIYSIAFGFLGSEFVVNIGEVPGYFAGIGQGLIGAMVGIRFERSTVVRLKSIGAASLKVLGLYLICSLGIAVLFFWLTPLSYLTSLLSTVPAGAAEMASTAVALQIEPTLVASLHIIRVISIFIVLPFLFKWLMKA; via the coding sequence ATGATGAAGTTTTATAAGCTTTTGTTTGTAGCCGTAGCATTAATGATCGGAGGTTTCTTTTCATCTATAGGCGTTCCGGCCGGTTGGTTGCTTGGCGGTTTACTGACAGGGATATTTTATGGGTTATTTATACGTGCGTTTGATTTTACGGGCTGGCCTTTTCAGATGGCATTGGCGATCGTGGGCATCAATATTGGACTTATCATGGAGCCGGACTTATTTCAACAATTAACCCAATATTTGCTTCCGTTATTCATAACGCTAGTGTTAACGTTACTTACTGGGCTTTTTCTGGGTATTCTTCTTGATCGTTGGACAAGCCTAGATCGGCGGACAGCTTTTTTTTGTACGATTCCCGGAGGAGCTTCGGAAGTAATCGCGATTTCCAATGACTATGGAGCGGATCAGCGTATTGTTGCTTCTTTTCATACCGCAAGAATTACAATGTTTGTGCTTATTATTCCGTTTGGCATAGGGATGATATATGGAGAAGGAAACGTGGGTGCGCAATCGGCAGGGCTAATGATGCCAACATCCTTACAGGTCGCTTTTTTTGCTATTATTATTTTAGGATCCTACTTTTTGAATCGACTTGTGTCTTTTCCGGGCGGCATTTTAATCTACTCGATTGCATTTGGGTTTCTGGGTAGTGAATTTGTCGTTAATATCGGTGAAGTGCCTGGATATTTTGCCGGAATTGGACAAGGGTTAATAGGCGCCATGGTCGGCATTCGTTTTGAGCGCAGTACTGTTGTGCGGCTAAAATCTATTGGAGCAGCAAGTTTGAAGGTTCTGGGCCTATACCTGATATGCAGCCTTGGGATTGCCGTGTTATTTTTTTGGTTAACACCTCTTTCCTATTTAACGAGCCTTTTAAGCACGGTCCCGGCCGGTGCGGCCGAAATGGCTTCAACAGCCGTTGCGCTGCAAATCGAACCGACGCTTGTGGCAAGCTTGCATATCATACGCGTGATTTCCATTTTTATTGTTTTGCCCTTCTTGTTTAAATGGTTGATGAAGGCTTGA
- a CDS encoding response regulator yields MNVVIAEDDYRVSLLHEQFLQSFSEVNVTGKALNGEELKELLIKEQPQLILLDIYFPDIHGTALLSFIRSNYPHIDVIIISASDDRNDLLIAKRHGVYYYFVKPVSASDFQQIMKRYLKDYEWFQEKATFHSKDVKRLFGNTGSQHFSEKQSELPTGIDVITLEKVKEQLSHAEEGLTIDETCSAVGISRTTARRYLEYLVSVSKAEPKLNYGVIGRPERVYVTT; encoded by the coding sequence ATGAACGTCGTCATTGCAGAAGACGATTATCGTGTATCCCTTTTGCATGAACAATTTTTGCAATCTTTCTCTGAGGTCAATGTAACCGGAAAAGCATTGAACGGGGAAGAATTAAAAGAGCTTTTGATAAAAGAACAACCCCAACTGATTTTGCTTGATATTTATTTTCCCGATATACACGGGACAGCTTTATTGTCATTCATTCGCTCGAACTATCCTCATATTGATGTAATCATCATATCAGCATCCGACGATCGCAACGATTTACTCATAGCGAAACGGCACGGGGTTTATTATTACTTTGTAAAACCAGTGTCAGCTTCAGATTTTCAGCAAATAATGAAACGTTATTTAAAAGACTATGAATGGTTTCAGGAAAAAGCTACCTTCCACTCAAAGGATGTTAAACGCCTATTTGGAAACACTGGCAGTCAACATTTCTCTGAAAAGCAAAGCGAATTGCCTACCGGCATTGATGTTATCACGTTGGAAAAGGTGAAGGAACAACTCTCACATGCGGAAGAAGGGCTTACCATCGACGAGACATGTAGCGCAGTAGGCATTTCCCGCACCACGGCAAGGCGATATCTGGAATATCTTGTTTCCGTATCAAAAGCCGAACCTAAGCTAAATTATGGGGTCATCGGACGCCCGGAACGTGTCTATGTCACAACGTAA
- a CDS encoding tripartite tricarboxylate transporter TctB family protein, giving the protein MRAFRLSFPIFFISLSLIYMIMIFQLPPALLGDPDAPKYFPMIVAIGILVFAVIDLVNVRTENVEANEDLATLIKKDSLKIIGVILALCVGYALIFEWAGFLAATLLFLGALMFYLNGYRRWVLNLTVTLIFSFSSWYIFSQLLEISLP; this is encoded by the coding sequence ATGAGAGCGTTTCGTCTATCTTTTCCTATCTTTTTCATCAGCCTAAGCCTGATTTATATGATTATGATCTTTCAATTACCTCCAGCGCTACTGGGAGACCCCGATGCGCCCAAATACTTTCCGATGATCGTCGCTATAGGAATATTGGTTTTTGCAGTGATCGATTTGGTGAATGTACGAACAGAAAATGTAGAGGCCAATGAGGACCTGGCTACCCTTATAAAAAAGGATTCCCTAAAAATCATCGGCGTGATACTCGCTTTATGTGTCGGCTATGCCCTCATTTTTGAATGGGCAGGCTTTCTCGCAGCCACGCTTTTATTTTTGGGAGCATTAATGTTTTATCTAAACGGTTATCGCAGATGGGTATTAAATCTAACAGTTACATTGATTTTCTCATTTAGTTCTTGGTATATATTCAGCCAACTATTGGAGATCAGTTTGCCGTAG
- a CDS encoding dihydrodipicolinate synthase family protein, translated as MPISIDLPQVDRSMQKYILQNPEYAKEQSSFQSKYRKAFSAAHVVADPLADVDPIQSPAIDWDATLQYRHYLWSLGLSVAEAMDTAQRGMGLQWSHAKELITRSVKEAKAVNGEIACGVGTDHLAPTPSTTIDEVIHAYEEQCAHVEAEGGKIILMASRALAASATSASDYEKVYGRILSQVSEPVILHWLGDMFDPNLQGYWGSEDLDEAMEVCLRIIRENEDKVDGIKISLLDKDKEIIMRRKLPSSVRMYTGDDFNYPELIQGDEQGFSDALLGIFDAIAPAAASALNDLDYGKVDVFREKMDKTVPLARHIFQKPTFSYKTGVVFLAYLNGHQSHFRMIGGAESARSTIHFARLFELADQGNVLTDPVMATERMKQWLVQSGVRQTEAAK; from the coding sequence ATGCCAATATCAATTGATCTGCCGCAAGTGGATCGAAGCATGCAAAAGTATATATTGCAAAATCCTGAATACGCCAAAGAGCAATCTTCTTTTCAATCAAAATATCGGAAAGCGTTTTCAGCAGCCCACGTTGTCGCTGATCCGTTAGCTGATGTGGATCCCATTCAATCGCCCGCGATTGACTGGGATGCGACCCTTCAGTATCGCCATTATTTGTGGTCTCTGGGATTATCTGTTGCCGAAGCGATGGATACCGCACAGCGTGGAATGGGGTTACAGTGGTCGCATGCTAAGGAACTGATTACGAGATCGGTGAAAGAAGCAAAGGCCGTTAATGGTGAAATTGCTTGCGGGGTAGGGACGGATCATTTAGCACCGACCCCGTCGACAACCATAGACGAAGTCATTCATGCTTACGAAGAACAATGCGCCCATGTGGAAGCAGAGGGCGGGAAAATCATTTTAATGGCGAGCCGTGCTTTGGCAGCTAGTGCTACGTCAGCGAGTGACTATGAAAAGGTGTATGGCAGAATTTTATCCCAAGTCTCAGAACCGGTGATTTTACACTGGCTCGGTGACATGTTTGATCCGAACCTTCAAGGTTACTGGGGAAGTGAAGATCTTGATGAAGCTATGGAAGTTTGCCTGAGAATCATCCGCGAAAATGAAGATAAGGTGGATGGTATTAAGATTTCATTATTAGATAAAGACAAGGAAATCATAATGCGTCGGAAACTTCCTTCAAGCGTCAGAATGTATACAGGCGATGATTTTAATTATCCGGAATTAATTCAAGGGGATGAGCAAGGATTTAGCGATGCGTTGCTCGGCATTTTTGATGCGATTGCCCCTGCAGCGGCATCGGCACTTAATGATTTAGACTACGGAAAAGTTGATGTATTTCGCGAGAAGATGGATAAAACAGTGCCATTAGCTCGCCACATTTTTCAGAAACCAACATTTTCATATAAAACAGGCGTTGTCTTCCTTGCATATTTAAATGGTCATCAATCACATTTTCGTATGATTGGTGGGGCGGAAAGTGCACGTTCAACGATCCACTTTGCTCGCTTGTTTGAACTGGCGGATCAGGGTAATGTACTTACGGATCCGGTGATGGCAACAGAACGGATGAAGCAGTGGCTCGTACAATCGGGTGTTAGACAAACGGAGGCTGCAAAATGA
- a CDS encoding tripartite tricarboxylate transporter substrate binding protein — MRKIALIFAGLAMAGCSEVSEGNEDAFPERPIEIVAPASPGGGWDMQARSVQQSIIEDDKTDENITVVNQPGGGGEVGWQYLLQQDDPHVVSVNSSLLLTGNLLGQTDLHHEDFTQLGMLSTEWLGIATRTDAGFDTVDEVLEELREDPDSLSISVSPSLGSGNHLSFVQTALEAGIDPEELNFLVYDSGGDAMNPILGGHVDILVNSISDMVEQYEAGEIDILAVSSPERLEEFQDVPTLQEEGIDVVFPHWRGIMGPPDMTEDEVEAWEEILSSAVETEQFQTDLENNDLDELYMNREETEEFLTEEEEFFADIIEEVELAP; from the coding sequence ATGCGCAAGATCGCGCTTATCTTTGCTGGTTTAGCGATGGCCGGATGCTCAGAAGTTAGTGAGGGAAATGAAGACGCTTTCCCTGAACGGCCGATTGAAATTGTCGCACCCGCTTCTCCCGGAGGAGGATGGGATATGCAGGCTCGATCCGTACAACAATCGATTATTGAGGATGATAAGACAGACGAAAACATCACGGTTGTTAATCAGCCGGGAGGCGGCGGCGAAGTGGGTTGGCAATATTTGTTGCAACAGGACGACCCGCATGTTGTTTCCGTAAATTCCAGTTTGCTTCTGACTGGAAATTTACTTGGCCAAACGGATCTCCACCACGAAGATTTCACTCAGCTTGGCATGCTCTCCACAGAATGGTTGGGAATTGCCACTCGTACAGATGCAGGATTTGATACTGTCGATGAGGTATTAGAGGAGCTTAGAGAGGATCCGGATTCCTTGAGCATATCGGTTAGTCCATCTCTCGGAAGCGGGAACCATCTTTCTTTTGTACAAACCGCTTTAGAAGCCGGCATAGACCCTGAAGAATTGAACTTCCTTGTTTATGATAGCGGCGGGGACGCCATGAACCCCATCCTCGGTGGACACGTGGATATTTTAGTGAACTCCATCTCGGATATGGTTGAACAATATGAAGCCGGTGAAATTGATATTTTAGCTGTGAGTTCCCCAGAAAGGCTTGAAGAATTTCAGGATGTGCCAACACTGCAGGAAGAGGGGATCGATGTTGTATTCCCCCACTGGCGCGGCATTATGGGGCCCCCGGATATGACGGAAGACGAGGTGGAAGCTTGGGAAGAAATATTGAGTTCTGCGGTTGAAACAGAGCAATTTCAAACAGACTTGGAAAATAACGACTTGGATGAATTATATATGAATCGCGAAGAGACAGAAGAATTTTTGACCGAGGAAGAGGAATTTTTTGCAGATATTATTGAAGAAGTAGAACTCGCACCATAA